In Rhodococcus rhodochrous, a single genomic region encodes these proteins:
- a CDS encoding GntR family transcriptional regulator, with protein MVLGDLEGLRPVTRPSTAELIAEQIRSAIVRGALGPGEQLGEAELAAHFQVSRGPLREAMQRLLSEGLLYSIRNRGIFVTELTFDDVVDIYRSRWVIEGGALDLVLDGRREQTWKALEPAIEEMRTAAEREDATGVSDGDRRFHEILVASADSPRLVRAARTLLVETRMCLGALQTTYPDLHVQVDEHVVLREAIRTADREEVRRLLDEHLHDTVTRLRERQNVDGVIASG; from the coding sequence ATGGTGCTCGGTGATCTGGAAGGTCTACGTCCTGTCACCCGGCCGTCCACGGCCGAGCTCATCGCCGAACAGATCCGGTCGGCCATCGTCCGGGGTGCGCTCGGTCCCGGGGAACAGCTGGGGGAGGCCGAACTCGCGGCGCACTTCCAGGTCTCCCGGGGCCCGCTGCGAGAAGCCATGCAGCGGTTGCTGTCCGAAGGACTGCTCTACAGCATCCGCAACCGGGGCATCTTCGTCACCGAGCTCACCTTCGACGACGTCGTCGACATCTACCGCAGCCGCTGGGTCATCGAGGGCGGTGCCCTCGACCTGGTGCTGGACGGCCGTCGCGAACAGACGTGGAAGGCCCTCGAACCGGCGATCGAGGAGATGCGCACCGCCGCCGAACGCGAGGACGCCACCGGTGTCTCGGACGGCGACCGACGTTTCCACGAGATCCTCGTGGCCAGTGCCGACAGTCCGCGGCTCGTGCGGGCGGCCCGCACGCTGCTCGTCGAGACGCGGATGTGCCTCGGCGCGTTGCAGACCACCTATCCCGACCTGCACGTGCAGGTGGACGAGCACGTCGTGCTGCGGGAGGCGATCCGCACCGCCGACCGGGAGGAGGTGCGGCGTCTGCTCGACGAGCACCTGCACGACACGGTCACCCGGCTCCGCGAGCGTCAGAACGTCGACGGCGTGATCGCGTCCGGCTGA
- a CDS encoding TetR/AcrR family transcriptional regulator: protein MTTHEAFPRPESLRPRKRADAERNIEAILHAARIALGRDPDASIGEIAKAAGVGRVTLYGHFPTRAELVTAVVQRALAEAEQTVDRIDLTGDPRDALHRLIAGSWSLTADAGTLLAAAEQALPAEDVRAAHDGLLARATALIERGRAEGAFRTDLSSSWLASVLHSLVHCAATEVAAGRLSAEDAADYIAATALSSFTPPG from the coding sequence GTGACCACCCACGAGGCATTCCCCCGACCCGAATCACTCCGCCCCAGGAAACGTGCGGACGCCGAGCGGAACATCGAGGCGATCCTCCACGCCGCGCGCATCGCACTGGGTCGTGATCCCGACGCGAGCATCGGGGAGATCGCCAAGGCCGCCGGCGTCGGGCGTGTCACGCTCTACGGCCACTTCCCCACTCGCGCAGAACTCGTCACCGCCGTGGTGCAGCGCGCGCTCGCCGAGGCGGAACAGACCGTGGACCGCATCGACCTCACGGGCGACCCCCGCGACGCCCTGCACCGCCTCATCGCGGGTTCGTGGTCGCTGACCGCCGACGCCGGGACGCTGCTCGCGGCCGCCGAACAAGCACTTCCCGCCGAGGACGTCCGCGCCGCACACGACGGCCTGCTCGCCCGCGCGACCGCCCTCATCGAGCGCGGTCGCGCCGAAGGGGCGTTCCGCACCGACCTGTCGTCGTCCTGGCTGGCGTCGGTCCTGCACAGCCTGGTCCATTGTGCCGCAACCGAAGTCGCGGCAGGACGGTTGTCGGCGGAGGACGCCGCCGACTACATCGCCGCAACGGCCCTGTCGTCGTTCACCCCGCCCGGCTGA